The Clostridia bacterium genome includes a region encoding these proteins:
- the spoVT gene encoding stage V sporulation protein T → MKATGIVRRIDDLGRVVIPKEIRRTLRIREGDPLEIFTDREGEVILKKYSPIGELSDFSKEYVESLHSTLDHITCIADRDNIIAVAGVPKKELLDKRVSASLEKIMEDKATVLLSLTGENKMINIAADEEGTPKYTAGVVAPIMTQGDSIGAVLVLSKDPNIQMGELEVKISETAASFLGKQMEQ, encoded by the coding sequence TTGAAAGCAACCGGAATCGTAAGAAGAATAGATGACCTTGGAAGAGTTGTAATACCGAAAGAAATAAGAAGAACTCTACGTATAAGAGAAGGAGATCCGCTGGAAATATTTACAGATAGGGAAGGCGAAGTTATACTTAAAAAATACTCCCCAATAGGTGAACTAAGCGATTTTTCAAAAGAATATGTAGAGTCGCTGCATAGTACTTTGGATCACATCACTTGTATAGCTGATAGGGATAACATTATTGCGGTTGCAGGTGTGCCAAAGAAAGAACTGCTGGATAAAAGAGTCAGTGCTTCTTTGGAAAAGATAATGGAAGACAAGGCAACAGTCCTCTTGAGTCTAACCGGAGAAAACAAGATGATTAACATAGCTGCTGATGAGGAAGGCACACCTAAATATACTGCGGGCGTTGTAGCACCAATAATGACTCAAGGTGATTCTATAGGAGCAGTCTTAGTACTTTCTAAAGATCCTAATATACAGATGGGTGAACTCGAAGTCAAAATATCGGAAACTGCAGCCAGTTTTCTAGGAAAACAAATGGAGCAGTAA
- a CDS encoding RNA-binding S4 domain-containing protein, which produces MRLDKYLKNSRLIKRRTVAKDACIGDKVYLNGKQAKPSAEVKVGDIIEIVFGEKSIKAEIVDISANATKVAAKEMYRII; this is translated from the coding sequence TTGAGACTTGATAAGTACCTAAAGAACTCAAGACTGATAAAAAGAAGAACCGTAGCTAAGGATGCCTGCATAGGTGACAAGGTATATCTTAACGGTAAACAGGCTAAGCCAAGTGCCGAAGTGAAGGTTGGAGACATAATTGAGATTGTGTTCGGCGAAAAAAGCATAAAGGCAGAAATAGTAGACATATCCGCTAATGCAACTAAAGTAGCTGCTAAAGAAATGTACAGGATTATATAA
- a CDS encoding peptidylprolyl isomerase, with amino-acid sequence MFNKKYKLLLVSLTFVVLAAFLAGCGMVRVNPEVDNNTIVAKVSGEAIKKEEFNKMFGIFKAQYEQQFGTDVWEQEVDGRKFDDVAREKLLDMLIDEKLQMKKAAELGITVTDDEVNSEVEKAKKYFDSEEKFNEFLKGQSMDLEYFKQSVKKELTVNKLTDKLTGNIAVTDEEVKAYYDTHQNEFLSVKASHILLDTKEEAEKMLVRVKAGENFNELAKQNSKDPSAKENGGDLDYFRHGDMVEPFEKAAFALKPGEISEIVQTDFGFHIIKVEDSKLDKFEDVKEQLKGSMLSDKKSGEYEKVLEEMRKNAKIEKFVKNLK; translated from the coding sequence TTGTTTAACAAAAAGTATAAACTGCTTCTGGTGTCCTTAACATTTGTCGTCCTGGCAGCATTTCTTGCCGGCTGCGGTATGGTAAGGGTAAATCCTGAAGTTGACAATAACACGATAGTAGCAAAGGTCTCTGGTGAAGCAATCAAAAAAGAGGAATTCAACAAGATGTTTGGAATTTTCAAAGCTCAGTATGAGCAGCAGTTTGGCACTGACGTATGGGAGCAAGAGGTTGACGGAAGAAAGTTCGATGATGTTGCCAGAGAAAAGCTTTTGGATATGCTGATTGATGAAAAACTGCAGATGAAGAAAGCCGCAGAGCTTGGAATTACTGTAACTGATGATGAAGTAAACAGTGAAGTTGAAAAAGCCAAGAAGTATTTTGACTCAGAAGAAAAATTCAATGAGTTCTTGAAGGGACAGAGCATGGACCTTGAATATTTCAAGCAATCAGTAAAGAAGGAGCTTACAGTCAACAAGCTTACGGATAAGCTCACTGGAAATATTGCAGTGACCGATGAAGAGGTAAAGGCTTATTATGATACTCACCAGAATGAATTTTTAAGTGTTAAGGCCAGCCATATTCTGCTTGATACCAAGGAAGAAGCCGAAAAGATGCTTGTAAGGGTAAAAGCAGGAGAGAACTTCAATGAATTGGCAAAGCAGAATTCAAAAGACCCCAGTGCTAAAGAGAATGGTGGAGATCTTGACTACTTCAGACACGGAGACATGGTAGAGCCTTTTGAAAAGGCGGCATTCGCATTAAAGCCAGGTGAAATCAGTGAAATCGTGCAGACTGATTTCGGCTTCCATATAATAAAGGTTGAAGACAGCAAGCTAGATAAGTTCGAGGACGTTAAGGAACAGCTTAAAGGAAGCATGCTGAGCGATAAGAAAAGCGGGGAATATGAAAAGGTTCTCGAAGAAATGAGAAAGAACGCTAAAATAGAAAAGTTCGTTAAAAATTTAAAGTAA
- the pth gene encoding aminoacyl-tRNA hydrolase: MYLIVGLGNPGDKYRYTKHNTGFMVLDYFASAHNISISKTKHKAVLGEGSIGQEKVVLAKPQTYMNLSGESVQELMHWYKGEISKLIVIYDDVDLSVGKIRIRPEGSSGTHNGMKSIIYILNTDKFPRIRVGIGRQPEYMDLGDYVLSKFTDEEIPLMEEAVKKSALAIEEIIKNDISSAMNKYNKEK, from the coding sequence ATGTATCTGATTGTAGGTCTGGGAAATCCCGGAGACAAATATAGATATACAAAGCATAATACAGGCTTTATGGTGCTGGACTACTTTGCCTCCGCCCATAACATCAGCATCAGTAAGACTAAACACAAGGCTGTGCTGGGAGAAGGCTCGATAGGACAAGAAAAAGTGGTTCTTGCAAAGCCGCAGACCTATATGAACCTGAGCGGTGAAAGCGTGCAGGAGCTTATGCACTGGTACAAGGGTGAAATATCCAAACTCATAGTAATATATGATGATGTGGACCTTTCTGTAGGCAAGATAAGGATAAGGCCCGAGGGTAGCTCAGGCACTCATAATGGAATGAAATCGATAATATATATTCTTAATACAGACAAGTTCCCGCGGATTAGAGTAGGTATTGGCAGGCAGCCGGAGTACATGGATCTGGGGGATTATGTCCTGAGCAAATTCACAGATGAGGAAATACCCTTGATGGAGGAGGCTGTGAAAAAGTCAGCTCTGGCAATCGAGGAAATAATTAAAAATGATATAAGCTCGGCGATGAACAAGTATAACAAGGAAAAATAA
- a CDS encoding HU family DNA-binding protein, producing the protein MNKSDLISKMAEKSAMTKKDSEKALKALIESVEEALAKGDKVQLVGFGTFEVKERKARVGRNPRTREEIKIPASKAPIFKAGKDLKDLVNKKK; encoded by the coding sequence ATGAATAAATCAGATCTTATCAGCAAAATGGCTGAAAAAAGTGCAATGACAAAGAAGGATTCAGAAAAAGCTCTTAAAGCACTAATAGAAAGTGTTGAAGAAGCTCTTGCAAAAGGTGACAAGGTTCAGTTAGTTGGCTTTGGAACTTTTGAAGTTAAAGAAAGAAAAGCAAGAGTAGGCAGAAACCCAAGAACAAGAGAAGAAATCAAAATACCAGCATCAAAGGCTCCAATATTCAAAGCTGGCAAAGACCTTAAAGATCTCGTAAATAAGAAGAAATAA
- a CDS encoding ribose-phosphate diphosphokinase, with protein sequence MNVHGKSIKVLNCNANKELAKDIAFNLGIPVGDAQVSTFSNGEIGVGINESIRGADVFVVQSTSTPVNDNLMELLIMIDALKRASAGRINAVIPFYGYARQDRKSKSREPITAKLVANLIEAAGADRVITMDLHAPQIQGFFDIPVDHLYAAPLIVNYFRNKKLNDIVVVSPDVGGVTRARSLATKLDAPLAIIDKRRPKPNVSEVMNIIGDIENRDCIIIDDIVDTAGSIVNAAKVLKDMGAKDIYVACTHPVLSGPAFERIQDSVIKELIVTNTIPLPANKPVDKIIVLSVASLFAEAIKRIYEGLSLSKLFD encoded by the coding sequence ATGAATGTACATGGAAAGAGCATAAAAGTCCTTAATTGCAATGCCAATAAAGAATTGGCTAAGGATATAGCCTTCAATCTTGGCATACCTGTGGGAGATGCTCAAGTAAGTACTTTTAGCAATGGGGAGATAGGGGTAGGCATAAACGAGTCCATTAGAGGTGCAGATGTATTTGTGGTTCAGTCCACCAGCACCCCTGTAAATGATAATCTTATGGAGCTCTTGATAATGATTGATGCATTGAAGAGAGCTTCAGCAGGCAGAATCAATGCGGTAATACCTTTTTATGGTTATGCAAGACAGGACAGAAAGTCCAAGTCCAGAGAGCCTATTACTGCAAAGCTGGTTGCCAATCTGATAGAAGCAGCAGGTGCTGACAGGGTTATCACAATGGATTTGCATGCTCCACAGATTCAGGGATTCTTTGATATTCCTGTAGATCATCTGTATGCAGCGCCGCTTATTGTAAACTATTTCAGAAACAAAAAGCTCAATGATATAGTTGTAGTTTCTCCGGATGTTGGTGGGGTTACAAGGGCTAGATCTCTTGCCACCAAGCTTGACGCTCCGTTGGCTATAATAGATAAAAGAAGGCCAAAGCCAAATGTATCAGAGGTTATGAACATCATAGGCGATATTGAGAACAGAGACTGTATAATAATTGATGACATAGTAGATACAGCAGGCTCCATAGTAAACGCTGCAAAGGTGCTGAAGGATATGGGGGCCAAGGACATTTATGTTGCTTGCACACATCCTGTTTTGTCAGGACCTGCCTTTGAACGTATTCAGGATTCGGTAATAAAGGAACTGATAGTGACAAATACTATACCGCTGCCTGCCAACAAGCCGGTGGACAAGATAATAGTATTGTCGGTTGCATCGTTGTTTGCAGAGGCTATAAAGAGAATATATGAAGGTTTATCCTTGAGCAAGCTGTTTGATTAA
- the mazG gene encoding nucleoside triphosphate pyrophosphohydrolase: MPKITIVGLGPGDYRQLSLEALEILKGAETLVLRTEKHPLVDRIREEGISFTCCDDIYDSGESFDETYERISERIISLCIEKGQVVYAVPGHPLVAEKSVELISAKAGEKIQVRIIPALSFIDVILSTLKIDPVNGLKIIDGLSIKVQKPDKRCGNIITQVYDRLVASEVKLELMDYYKDDFEICVIRAAGVEGMERIVRIPLYELDRLEWVDYLTSVYIPPALEGAKYKSFDDLVDLMESLRGQEGCPWDKEQTRESLRPYLLEETYEVLDAIEKDELDLIVEELGDLLLQVVFHAQIAREDGEFDINEVITNIVNKLIIRHPHVFGDIKATSESGALKSWEASKRKHKGIDTYTQTLVDIPEILPALMRAYKVQQKAALAGFDWDNIEDAFSKVYEEAEEVREVYKTGETAIIEGEIGDLLFSVVNVSRFLKIQPELALRTTTEKFIKRFRYIEETALQSGKKLDRMSLQEMDKLWNEAKQQVSITDRKV, from the coding sequence ATGCCAAAGATAACTATTGTGGGACTGGGGCCTGGTGACTATAGGCAGTTGAGTCTGGAAGCCCTTGAAATCTTAAAAGGTGCAGAAACCTTGGTGCTGAGGACGGAAAAGCATCCTTTAGTAGACCGTATCAGAGAAGAGGGAATTAGTTTTACATGCTGTGATGATATTTATGACAGTGGGGAATCCTTTGATGAGACCTATGAGAGGATAAGCGAGCGTATAATAAGCCTATGCATTGAAAAAGGCCAAGTAGTATACGCCGTACCGGGGCACCCCCTTGTTGCTGAAAAAAGTGTGGAGCTTATTTCGGCAAAGGCTGGAGAGAAAATCCAAGTGAGAATAATTCCTGCACTTAGCTTTATAGACGTAATATTAAGCACCCTGAAGATAGATCCGGTCAATGGTTTGAAAATCATTGACGGCTTGAGCATCAAAGTTCAGAAACCTGATAAGAGATGCGGAAACATCATCACACAAGTATATGACAGGCTGGTAGCTTCTGAAGTAAAGCTAGAGCTTATGGATTACTACAAGGATGATTTTGAAATCTGTGTCATAAGGGCAGCAGGGGTGGAAGGCATGGAGCGTATTGTAAGGATACCGCTTTATGAGCTTGATAGATTGGAATGGGTTGATTACCTCACAAGCGTCTATATACCACCTGCACTAGAAGGGGCCAAATACAAGAGCTTTGACGACCTGGTGGATCTTATGGAAAGCTTGAGAGGCCAGGAAGGCTGTCCATGGGATAAGGAGCAGACGAGAGAGTCCTTGAGACCGTACCTTCTTGAGGAAACCTATGAGGTGTTGGATGCTATCGAGAAGGACGAACTTGACTTAATAGTTGAGGAGCTTGGAGATTTGCTGCTGCAGGTTGTGTTTCACGCACAAATAGCCAGAGAAGACGGAGAATTTGATATCAATGAAGTAATCACCAATATAGTAAACAAATTGATTATAAGGCATCCTCATGTGTTTGGGGACATCAAGGCAACTAGTGAAAGCGGTGCGTTAAAGAGTTGGGAAGCATCAAAGCGCAAACATAAAGGAATTGATACGTATACGCAGACGCTTGTGGATATACCTGAAATCCTGCCTGCATTGATGAGAGCATACAAGGTTCAGCAAAAAGCAGCTTTGGCAGGCTTTGACTGGGACAACATAGAAGACGCATTCTCAAAGGTTTATGAGGAAGCAGAAGAGGTCAGGGAAGTATATAAAACCGGTGAAACAGCCATAATAGAAGGAGAAATCGGAGATTTACTGTTCTCTGTTGTAAATGTTTCAAGGTTTTTGAAAATACAACCTGAGCTCGCACTTAGAACCACCACGGAGAAATTTATAAAAAGATTTAGGTATATTGAGGAAACAGCCTTGCAATCAGGGAAAAAACTTGATAGAATGAGCTTGCAGGAGATGGATAAGCTCTGGAATGAAGCAAAACAGCAAGTTTCTATAACTGATAGGAAAGTATAA
- the mfd gene encoding transcription-repair coupling factor, which produces MSIDNMLKPLYEMEELNELLSSLEANLNVIEVYGISDTQKAITAALVCRHFKKPCLFITHNDLLAKKVYEDISFFDADMAALMPSRELIFRRIDARSNEVMQNRLKTYDDIINGKNSIICASIEALLPKAVSPELFVSMAKELSVGDTVSIEEMKEYFIKAGYERIDMVEGKGQFSIRGGIIDFYSPIHQNAVRVELFDDEIDSIRYFDVLTQRSVSKAKEIRITPAREFIVSKEDFYTAAENLQAELSGRLRTSGGDRKKKASDIKVKERISEDIEKLKQGIHFEGIEKYSPYFSGKDFSLIDYLKDCIIFIDEPTRVKQRCETIGLEFQEHFNQLLEDGEVLPGQFDSLFTYENILLRMQDSRRVCLDALYKSSSDFNPQRTISITSRSMHPFHGKLNMLMEEIDVWKKRKYKVLILAGARERGLRLASDLRDRDVDAVYKDELDIELKEGHIIILPGILNSGFDFPSIKYAVISDREAFGIKRKTADKKKGKAIDVFTDLKVGDFVVHENHGIGQYIGIEKLKIDNMVRDYLHIRYSGNDKLYIPTDQLDMIQKYIGAEDKGPKLNKLGGAEWVKVKAKAKKAIEVMAVDLLKLYAERQQAVGFTFSEDTRWQKEFEDMFPYQETQDQLRCIEEIKQSMEDPRVMDRLLCGDVGYGKTEVALRAAFKCVMDGKQVAILVPTTILAQQHYNTCVQRFSNFPVNIDVLSRFKTHAEQSKVVANLKNGNVDILIGTHRLLQNDLLFNDLGLLIIDEEQRFGVAHKEKIKSLKKNVDVLTLTATPIPRTLHMSLIGIRDISIIEEPPEERYPVQTYVMEHNDEIIRDAISKEIGRGGQVYYLHNRVRSIQKVAAKIKEMIPEARVAVAHGQMDEKTLEDTMLDFYNAEYDVLVCTTIIEAGLDIPNVNTIIISDADKMGLSQLYQLRGRVGRSNRLAYAYFTYQRDKVLNEVAEKRLQAIREFTEFGSGFKIAMRDLEIRGTGNLLGREQHGHMEAIGYDLYIKLLEDAVRELKGEAVTESIDTSIELQVSAFIPESYITDENQKIEIYKKIAYIGSHEDLFDIEEEIEDRFGDLPEVVRNLLGISYIKHLARKCGIVSIAQKKNNIIVKFNTDKSIKPETAIKVAGEYINRLLFTASGQPYFTIRIDEDKPDENIKFLKEFLEKISSFQNESYKV; this is translated from the coding sequence TTGAGTATTGATAACATGCTGAAGCCGCTTTACGAAATGGAAGAGCTTAATGAACTGCTCTCGTCTCTTGAAGCAAATCTGAATGTAATAGAGGTCTATGGGATTTCCGACACTCAGAAAGCAATAACTGCAGCATTGGTATGCAGACATTTTAAAAAACCATGCCTTTTTATTACCCATAATGATTTGTTGGCGAAAAAGGTTTATGAGGATATTTCTTTTTTTGATGCGGACATGGCAGCTTTAATGCCCAGCAGAGAGTTGATATTTCGAAGAATTGATGCAAGAAGTAATGAAGTTATGCAAAACCGTTTAAAGACTTATGATGATATAATTAACGGCAAGAACAGCATTATATGTGCTTCTATAGAGGCATTACTTCCTAAAGCAGTGTCTCCGGAGCTGTTTGTATCAATGGCGAAGGAGCTGTCTGTAGGAGATACGGTATCGATAGAGGAAATGAAGGAATATTTCATAAAGGCTGGATATGAGCGTATTGACATGGTGGAGGGAAAAGGGCAGTTCTCCATTAGGGGAGGAATTATAGATTTCTATTCTCCAATACATCAGAATGCTGTCAGGGTTGAGCTTTTTGATGACGAGATTGATTCAATACGATACTTTGATGTGTTAACACAGCGGTCAGTGAGCAAAGCAAAGGAAATAAGGATTACTCCTGCGAGAGAATTCATTGTGTCAAAGGAGGACTTCTATACAGCTGCGGAAAACTTACAGGCAGAGCTCTCTGGAAGACTCAGAACCTCAGGGGGCGACCGTAAGAAGAAAGCTTCTGACATAAAGGTGAAGGAGAGAATATCTGAGGATATAGAAAAGCTCAAGCAGGGCATACATTTTGAGGGGATTGAGAAATATTCACCATATTTTTCAGGCAAGGATTTTAGTCTTATAGATTATTTGAAGGATTGCATAATTTTTATTGATGAGCCTACCAGGGTAAAGCAGCGCTGCGAGACCATAGGGCTTGAGTTCCAGGAGCATTTCAACCAGCTGTTAGAGGATGGAGAAGTTCTTCCGGGACAGTTTGACTCCTTATTTACCTACGAAAATATTCTATTAAGGATGCAGGATAGTAGAAGAGTCTGCCTGGACGCCTTGTATAAGAGCAGCAGTGATTTTAATCCTCAAAGAACCATAAGTATTACAAGCCGCTCAATGCATCCCTTCCATGGGAAGCTGAACATGCTTATGGAAGAGATTGATGTATGGAAAAAACGCAAGTATAAGGTTTTGATACTTGCGGGAGCCAGGGAAAGAGGCTTGCGCTTGGCTTCCGATCTTAGGGACAGGGATGTAGATGCAGTATACAAGGACGAGCTTGACATCGAGCTGAAGGAAGGGCATATAATCATTCTGCCCGGTATATTAAACAGCGGCTTTGACTTCCCGTCTATCAAGTATGCTGTGATAAGCGATAGAGAAGCATTCGGAATCAAACGGAAGACTGCTGACAAGAAAAAAGGCAAGGCTATAGATGTATTTACTGATCTTAAGGTTGGGGATTTCGTGGTGCACGAGAACCACGGAATAGGACAGTATATAGGCATAGAGAAGCTGAAGATAGACAATATGGTCAGAGACTATCTGCACATCAGATATTCCGGAAATGATAAGCTTTACATACCCACAGACCAGCTGGACATGATACAGAAGTACATCGGAGCGGAGGACAAGGGTCCCAAGCTGAACAAGCTGGGCGGCGCTGAGTGGGTGAAGGTTAAAGCAAAAGCCAAGAAAGCCATAGAAGTTATGGCTGTGGACCTTCTGAAGCTCTATGCGGAAAGACAGCAGGCTGTCGGTTTTACATTTTCTGAGGATACAAGGTGGCAGAAGGAATTTGAGGATATGTTCCCTTATCAGGAGACCCAGGATCAACTGCGCTGCATCGAAGAGATAAAGCAGAGTATGGAGGATCCAAGGGTAATGGATAGGCTCCTGTGCGGGGATGTTGGATATGGCAAGACAGAGGTTGCCCTTAGGGCAGCCTTCAAGTGCGTCATGGATGGCAAGCAGGTCGCAATATTGGTGCCCACTACTATATTGGCGCAGCAGCATTATAACACCTGTGTGCAGAGGTTTTCCAATTTTCCGGTCAATATTGACGTTTTATCCAGATTCAAGACCCACGCAGAGCAGAGTAAAGTAGTTGCCAATCTCAAGAACGGCAATGTGGACATATTAATAGGCACTCACAGGCTTTTGCAGAATGACTTGCTGTTCAATGACCTGGGACTTTTGATAATAGATGAAGAACAAAGATTCGGGGTTGCACACAAGGAGAAAATCAAGAGCCTGAAAAAGAATGTGGATGTGCTTACACTCACTGCGACGCCAATACCAAGAACACTGCATATGTCGCTTATAGGCATAAGGGACATCAGCATAATTGAAGAGCCTCCGGAAGAAAGGTATCCTGTTCAGACTTATGTGATGGAGCATAATGATGAGATTATAAGAGATGCGATATCCAAGGAAATTGGAAGGGGAGGGCAAGTGTATTACCTGCACAACCGTGTGAGAAGCATACAGAAGGTTGCGGCGAAGATCAAGGAGATGATACCGGAAGCTCGGGTGGCTGTTGCACATGGGCAGATGGATGAAAAGACTCTTGAGGATACTATGCTGGACTTTTATAATGCTGAATATGATGTGCTGGTCTGTACAACTATAATAGAAGCAGGGCTGGATATACCGAATGTAAACACTATAATAATAAGCGATGCGGATAAGATGGGTTTATCTCAGCTTTACCAGCTTAGAGGAAGAGTTGGCCGTTCCAATCGGCTTGCATATGCATATTTCACATATCAAAGAGATAAGGTACTGAACGAAGTTGCTGAAAAGAGACTTCAGGCCATAAGAGAATTCACTGAATTCGGTTCAGGCTTTAAGATAGCCATGAGGGACTTGGAAATCAGAGGAACAGGGAACTTGTTGGGCAGGGAGCAGCATGGGCATATGGAGGCCATAGGCTACGATCTTTATATAAAGCTTCTGGAGGACGCTGTAAGAGAGCTTAAGGGTGAAGCGGTTACTGAAAGTATCGATACCTCAATAGAGCTTCAGGTAAGTGCCTTTATTCCGGAAAGCTATATAACGGACGAGAATCAGAAAATCGAGATATACAAGAAGATTGCATATATTGGGAGTCATGAGGATCTTTTTGATATAGAAGAAGAGATTGAGGACAGATTCGGTGATTTGCCGGAGGTGGTAAGAAATCTTCTGGGCATATCTTATATAAAGCATTTGGCTCGAAAATGCGGGATAGTATCTATAGCTCAAAAGAAAAATAATATCATAGTAAAATTCAATACCGACAAAAGCATCAAACCCGAGACCGCAATCAAAGTGGCAGGGGAGTATATCAACAGACTGCTTTTTACTGCAAGCGGACAGCCATATTTTACGATAAGGATAGACGAGGATAAACCTGATGAGAATATCAAGTTCTTAAAGGAGTTCTTAGAAAAAATTAGTAGTTTCCAGAATGAATCATATAAGGTATAA
- a CDS encoding polysaccharide biosynthesis protein, producing MSSRKQSFIKGAAILAVAGMISKALGAIYRIPLGRIIGSEGMAYYQTAYDLYILMLTISAYSIPIAISKLVSEKVELGRRDEAHKTFKVALGLIGFLGITLSAVLFFNAESFVTSVKNPGAYLAVLCVAPAVFTVSLSGAFRGYFQGMQNMTPSGISQVTEQIARVAFGFVLAIMFLPLGFQAAAGGAVFGTTIGGLASFLTLIYIYRMKRSEIKLGISGSGNLKMESAASIAKRILVFAVPITIGGSIMPVMTVLDTFIVMDRLQSAGFSLEAATSLLGQLKGMAGAFVNVPQVFTIALAASLVPAISESIARSDFAGATRKSELAIRVSLIIGLPAAFGLFILAGPIMKLMYPAEPASLGMVLQYVSMSVIFLTLVQTMTGILQGMGKERIPVVNLVIGALVKVVISYTLTSVPAINIRGAALGTVCGYAISAILNLSAIMRYQKSSMSLVKIILKPLIATGAMVATAFFTYRLVFELLESNAMATLISIALAALIYAIVLILIKGIATEELEMAPGGKRLSSVLKKKGLL from the coding sequence ATGAGTTCTAGAAAACAATCATTTATTAAAGGGGCTGCGATACTTGCAGTGGCAGGTATGATATCAAAGGCTTTAGGGGCCATATACAGGATACCTTTGGGCAGGATAATAGGCTCTGAAGGTATGGCTTACTACCAGACTGCGTATGACCTATACATATTGATGCTCACTATTTCTGCATATTCGATACCAATTGCAATATCCAAGCTGGTATCGGAAAAAGTCGAGCTTGGAAGACGTGACGAAGCACACAAAACCTTCAAGGTTGCACTTGGACTGATAGGCTTCTTGGGGATAACGCTGTCTGCTGTATTGTTTTTCAACGCAGAGAGCTTTGTAACATCAGTTAAGAATCCGGGAGCATACCTTGCTGTTCTTTGTGTTGCTCCTGCGGTATTCACAGTATCTTTAAGCGGAGCATTCAGAGGTTATTTCCAAGGCATGCAGAACATGACACCCAGCGGCATATCTCAGGTAACTGAGCAGATTGCCAGAGTGGCATTTGGCTTCGTACTCGCGATAATGTTTCTGCCATTGGGATTCCAAGCTGCAGCCGGAGGAGCAGTGTTCGGAACTACTATTGGAGGACTTGCAAGCTTTCTCACTCTGATATATATCTATAGAATGAAGAGAAGTGAAATAAAACTAGGCATCAGCGGTTCGGGCAATCTTAAAATGGAGTCCGCTGCAAGTATAGCTAAGAGGATTCTTGTATTCGCAGTACCAATAACTATTGGTGGAAGCATCATGCCTGTTATGACAGTACTTGATACATTCATAGTCATGGATAGACTGCAATCTGCAGGCTTTTCCCTAGAGGCAGCCACCAGCCTGCTTGGACAGCTTAAAGGAATGGCAGGAGCTTTTGTTAATGTACCGCAAGTGTTCACGATAGCACTGGCAGCAAGCCTTGTACCAGCAATATCCGAATCCATAGCAAGGAGTGATTTTGCTGGAGCCACCAGAAAATCAGAGTTAGCTATCAGAGTAAGCCTTATTATTGGGCTTCCTGCTGCTTTTGGACTTTTTATACTTGCAGGTCCAATAATGAAGCTTATGTATCCGGCAGAGCCGGCTTCCCTCGGTATGGTGCTGCAATACGTTTCAATGTCAGTAATTTTCCTGACTTTGGTGCAGACTATGACTGGAATATTGCAGGGCATGGGCAAGGAGAGAATACCGGTAGTAAACCTGGTAATCGGGGCTCTGGTTAAAGTTGTAATAAGCTATACCTTGACTTCAGTGCCGGCTATCAATATCAGAGGTGCGGCATTAGGTACCGTATGCGGCTATGCAATCTCAGCAATATTGAACCTGTCTGCAATAATGAGATATCAGAAGTCCAGTATGAGTTTGGTCAAAATTATATTAAAGCCTTTAATAGCAACAGGCGCAATGGTTGCGACCGCATTTTTCACCTATAGGCTGGTATTCGAATTATTGGAGAGTAACGCAATGGCAACACTTATAAGCATTGCTTTAGCCGCTTTGATATATGCAATAGTCCTAATCCTCATAAAAGGCATTGCCACAGAAGAACTGGAAATGGCTCCCGGAGGCAAAAGGCTTTCAAGCGTTTTGAAGAAAAAAGGACTGCTATAA